The DNA window TACAGCGAATACGTACCGGGAAGATCGATCGCACGGTATACGTTGTTGTTATGAGTAAATTCGCCCTCAGCGGAAATAACGGTTTTGCCAGCCCAGTTACCTGTATGTTGCCGTAATCCAGTCAGCAGGTTGAACAGGGTGCTTTTGCCCGTATTAGGATTGCCTGCAAAAGCGACAGTATATTGCTTCATCATTCTACACCTCCGATTAATTCTCCATATATCAAGGAACTTTCTTCTTTACGTAGTGCAATCGTCGTGTTACTTACACGGAAGGCGGTTGGGTCTCCAAGTGGACTATGCCGCAGCACTTCTATGTCATTTCCAACGACGAATCCGAGATCTAGCAATCTCCGTCTTAATACGCCCTCCACATCTATGCGAGTTATGCGCAGGGTGTTACCCAGCTCTGCTTCCGATAATGGGATATTTGTTCCACTCATCAAGATCCACCTTCTTCATCTATGTTTAGTTTGTTACGTTGAATTTGTGATGATAACTGACATTGTTGTACTATGCCACAAGATTAGTATATGCTAATAACTTTGTCTTGTGAACAAAAAAGTTGCACAAAGGCAAAATAAATTTTGGAAACCCCTCTACAAAGGGGGAAATTAAGACTTTTCCTCTATAGAAGGGTTTTGGATTATACCAATATATGTAATAAAATCAGCGAGGTCCAATAAACTTCATGCGAAAATTAGAAGGAGAAATGCCTTCTTTTTTAGAAAAACAGGATGAAAAATAAGAGACATGATGAAAGCCGACTTCTTCCGCAATGCGAGCTACAGACCAGGCGGTTTGAATGAGTAATTTTTTTGCCTGTTCTATCCGAAAATACGTTAGATATTCTATGGGGGTCATGCCGTATATTTTTAACATACATTTGGCCAAGTAATTGGGATGATAATTCAATTCCTGTTGCAAAATGGCGTTGGAGAGATTCCGGGTGTAGTTTTGTCGTATAAATAGTTCAATTTTCTCCGCTAAATGAAAGGCTGTAGCATCAGACATAGAAGCTAGATCCCGGTCTAGATGCTGTATAAACAATTGAAATGCGGCTTGTCTTTTCCAATTTCGCATCGTTTGTGGTTCTTGTTCCAGAAGAGTGAAATTGTTCAAGACCTCCATTTCTTTTTGAGAAACTCGGATATGTTTGGGAATAAAAATGGAGCAAACGTCACAATGGTTTAAGTAAGCGATTTGTTTGTGAGTTTCAATTAATTCGGTTTGATTGTCCAAGCATTCCTTCATATCCTGACATTCTCTCCAGCTTCCAAAGGTTTGAAAGTGGATCCAGATCATTTCAGTCTCCTGAGTACAGGGTGCTGCTCCATAATGAGTTGCATCTGGTCTTAATATTAATGCCTCCCCCTGTTGTAACTCCCACTCCTTATCATTCTCTCCAATCGACAATGCCCCTTTGGTTACAACAATCAAATCGAATACACCAATGTTTTTTCGCTTTATATGACGCTCTCCAATGCCATATGTTGCTCGCCCACAGTCTAGAAAATAAGGGATGGGAGGAGAGATGAAATGTAAAATGGATGAGTTCATTGGGGACCTCCAAAAGGTTGAGATTTTTAAAAAACAGGTTGAATCTAATGATGTCAATCTCATAATAAAGCATGTAATATAATAAATAAAGCGCTTACTAAAAGGTTGGAATAATTAATATAAAATTTGAATGGACAATAAGAAGAGAGAGGGGAAATAAATATGACACAGTTACATCACTCCACAGTTCCAAATACTAAAAGTCAAATACAAGACCCATTTTGGTCTGAATATATACGATTAGTTCGCGAGGTAGTTGTTCCTTATCAATGGGAAGCATTGAATGACAGAGTGCCGGAGGCAGAACCGAGTCGTGCCATTACTAATTTCAAAATTGCTGCAGGGCAGACGAAGGGCGACTTCTACGGGATGGTGTTCCAAGACAGCGATGTAGCCAAGTGGTTAGAAGCGGTTGCGTATTTACTTGGCACGCAGAGCGACCCTGATTTGGAGCAAATAGCAGATGAAGTTATTGAGATCATTGCTAAGGCGCAGCAGCCTGACGGCTATTTAAATACTTATTTCACAATAAAAGAGCCAGGTCACCGTTGGACAAACCTTGCAGAATGCCATGAACTCTATTGTGCAGGACATATGATCGAAGCAGGTGTGGCCTATTATCAAGCTACCGGAAAAAGAGTTCTGTTAGATGTTGTTTGTCGATTCGCAGATTATATTGATACCGTATTTGGCAAAGAACCTGGTAAGCTACATGGTTATGACGGCCATCAGGAGATCGAATTGGCTTTGATGAAGTTGTATCATGCTACAGGTGAGGAGAAGTATCTCAAGCTTAGCTCCTATTTTATAGAGCAACGTGGGGTTACACCGCATTTCTATGAGGAAGAGTGGAGAAAACGAGGCAAGACCTCGCACTTTCCACAACTCACGATGATATTTGATCATGCTTATAGTCAATCTCATCTACCTGTTCGCGAGCAGATTACGGCGGAGGGTCATGCGGTAAGGTTGGTTTACATGTGTACAGCGATGGCAGATTTGGCCGCAGAAACCGGAGATCCGGGTCTACTGAAAGCTTGTAGGAAACTGTGGAGTAATATCGTGAGTAAACGGATGTACATCACAGGTGGAATTGGATCGATGGAACAGGGGGAGTCGTTCACGATGGATTATGACCTTCCTGGAGATACGGCGTATGCCGAGACCTGTGCTTCCATTGGGTTGATCTTCTTCGCTCAGCGGATGTTACGAATATCCCCGGATAGTAAAATTGCTGATGTGATGGAACGTGCTTTGTATAATACGGTTGTTAGTGGCATGTCTCAAGACGGGAAGAAATTTTTCTATGTTAATCCATTGGAGGTATATCCTGCAGCTCACGGAAAGAACAAAATTTATGATCATGTGAAGCCAGAACGACAGGGTTGGTTCGGTTGCGCCTGCTGCCCACCTAATATAGCGCGGTTACTCGCATCGTTAGGCGACTATGTGTATACCAAACAAAAAGATACCCTATACGTTCAATTATATGTTGGAAGTAAAATTGACCTCGAAATGGCAGGGAAACAGGTTCGGATTGAGCAAGAGTCTAAGTATACATCAAACGGGGAAGTAAGCTTCCGAATTCATACCGAGCAAGCAACTCCATTTACACTTGCTTTGCGGATGCCGGAGTGGTGCGATCAGGTGGAAGTTACGGCTCACGGGAAACGGCAAGTGTTCAAAAGTGGGGATGAGGATGGTTATATTCGGTTGAATCGAATATGGGAGCCGGATGAAGTGATTGATGTGGTGTTCTCGATGCCCGTATTACGGATGAAAGCTCATCCTCTTGTTCGCCAAAATTTTGGTAAAGTCGCTCTGCAACGCGGGCCATTCGTATATTGCTTGGAAGAGGCGGATAATGGCGCTGGGTTATATCAACTTAGATTACCAGCGGGCTCTCCATTTGAAGTCCAACCGGATGATCAGCTTCATGAAGGATTGAACGTTATTTATGCCACTGGTGAGCGATGGACTGCTGCGGAAGGCTGGGAGGAGCAGTTATATCGTAGTGATTCTCGGTGGAATAAAGAGAGTGCTCCATTAAAATTCATTCCTTACTTTACCT is part of the Paenibacillus segetis genome and encodes:
- a CDS encoding AraC family transcriptional regulator; protein product: MNSSILHFISPPIPYFLDCGRATYGIGERHIKRKNIGVFDLIVVTKGALSIGENDKEWELQQGEALILRPDATHYGAAPCTQETEMIWIHFQTFGSWRECQDMKECLDNQTELIETHKQIAYLNHCDVCSIFIPKHIRVSQKEMEVLNNFTLLEQEPQTMRNWKRQAAFQLFIQHLDRDLASMSDATAFHLAEKIELFIRQNYTRNLSNAILQQELNYHPNYLAKCMLKIYGMTPIEYLTYFRIEQAKKLLIQTAWSVARIAEEVGFHHVSYFSSCFSKKEGISPSNFRMKFIGPR
- a CDS encoding glycoside hydrolase family 127 protein; amino-acid sequence: MTQLHHSTVPNTKSQIQDPFWSEYIRLVREVVVPYQWEALNDRVPEAEPSRAITNFKIAAGQTKGDFYGMVFQDSDVAKWLEAVAYLLGTQSDPDLEQIADEVIEIIAKAQQPDGYLNTYFTIKEPGHRWTNLAECHELYCAGHMIEAGVAYYQATGKRVLLDVVCRFADYIDTVFGKEPGKLHGYDGHQEIELALMKLYHATGEEKYLKLSSYFIEQRGVTPHFYEEEWRKRGKTSHFPQLTMIFDHAYSQSHLPVREQITAEGHAVRLVYMCTAMADLAAETGDPGLLKACRKLWSNIVSKRMYITGGIGSMEQGESFTMDYDLPGDTAYAETCASIGLIFFAQRMLRISPDSKIADVMERALYNTVVSGMSQDGKKFFYVNPLEVYPAAHGKNKIYDHVKPERQGWFGCACCPPNIARLLASLGDYVYTKQKDTLYVQLYVGSKIDLEMAGKQVRIEQESKYTSNGEVSFRIHTEQATPFTLALRMPEWCDQVEVTAHGKRQVFKSGDEDGYIRLNRIWEPDEVIDVVFSMPVLRMKAHPLVRQNFGKVALQRGPFVYCLEEADNGAGLYQLRLPAGSPFEVQPDDQLHEGLNVIYATGERWTAAEGWEEQLYRSDSRWNKESAPLKFIPYFTWANRGLGEMSVWVEETQSKDV
- a CDS encoding FeoA family protein → MSGTNIPLSEAELGNTLRITRIDVEGVLRRRLLDLGFVVGNDIEVLRHSPLGDPTAFRVSNTTIALRKEESSLIYGELIGGVE